In one Sphingobacterium daejeonense genomic region, the following are encoded:
- a CDS encoding proton-conducting transporter transmembrane domain-containing protein, which translates to MLFTILLGLISSILLIPFGKRFKSSWSILLPLVPTVLFCYYLGYIPKIANGLNYMQEINWVPSLGVNFDLKLDGLSLLFCLLITGIGTGIFFYARTYLKGHPYYDRFFGYLYLFMSAMIGLVLSDNIFLLFIFWELTSISSFFLIGFNNDQEASRKSAMTALTITGMGGFFLLAGLVLMGNVAGTFRISELIEYRNVILEHPQYPLILGLLFFRCFYKIGPIPFSFLVTRSNESSHASFSLPAFSNHGKGRNLSIG; encoded by the coding sequence ATGTTATTTACAATACTTTTAGGTTTGATTTCTTCGATTTTGCTAATCCCATTCGGCAAACGATTTAAATCATCTTGGAGTATATTATTGCCATTGGTCCCAACAGTACTATTCTGCTACTACTTAGGCTATATCCCTAAAATTGCGAATGGACTAAACTATATGCAAGAAATAAATTGGGTCCCTTCATTAGGTGTTAACTTTGACTTAAAACTTGATGGTCTATCTTTATTGTTCTGCCTACTGATTACCGGAATCGGAACTGGGATATTTTTCTATGCAAGAACTTATTTAAAGGGTCACCCCTATTATGATCGGTTCTTTGGGTATCTCTATCTTTTTATGTCAGCAATGATCGGCCTGGTCTTATCTGACAATATTTTCTTGTTGTTCATTTTTTGGGAACTCACCAGTATCAGTTCATTCTTCCTAATAGGATTCAACAACGACCAAGAAGCATCCCGAAAAAGTGCCATGACAGCTTTGACAATCACTGGAATGGGAGGATTTTTTCTCCTTGCAGGATTGGTGTTGATGGGGAATGTTGCGGGAACATTTAGAATTTCAGAACTTATAGAATATCGAAATGTAATTTTAGAACACCCTCAATATCCACTGATTTTAGGTTTGCTATTTTTTAGGTGCTTTTACAAAATCGGCCCAATTCCCTTTTCATTTTTGGTTACCAGGAGCAATGAAAGCTCCCACGCCAGTTTCAGCTTACCTGCATTCAGCAACCATGGTAAAGGCAGGAATTTATCTATTGGCTAG
- a CDS encoding NAD(P)-dependent oxidoreductase, translating to MNILIVDDIHEILLEKLSKAGVKFNYQPEIDKIGAEKLIPEYDGLIIRSKFQVDKEFIDLNPSLKMIGRAGAGMDNIDESYAESRGIKLIPANEGNRDAVGEHMIGMLLSLMNNLNRGDKEVRTGLWKREENRGYELKGRTVALIGYGHNGKSMAKKLSGFDVNVIAYDKYKTGFSDQYATEVSMEEVVKRADVLSFHIPLTRETKGMVDDEYLYHFRKPIFFLMGARGGIVNIPAVLKKLDEGKIIGAAFDVLPIEKFPSLADQDWYQDLIDRENVLLSPHVAGWTFESYYKLSDVLADKIISHLNK from the coding sequence ATGAACATCTTAATTGTTGACGATATACACGAAATTCTATTAGAAAAACTTAGCAAAGCAGGAGTAAAATTCAATTATCAACCCGAAATAGACAAAATAGGTGCAGAAAAATTGATCCCTGAGTATGATGGGTTAATTATTAGGTCAAAATTCCAAGTCGACAAAGAATTTATTGACCTGAATCCTTCTCTTAAAATGATTGGAAGAGCTGGTGCAGGAATGGACAATATCGATGAATCATACGCTGAAAGCAGAGGAATTAAACTTATTCCTGCCAATGAAGGAAATAGAGATGCTGTTGGAGAACATATGATCGGTATGTTGCTAAGCCTAATGAACAATTTAAACCGTGGAGACAAAGAAGTAAGGACCGGCTTGTGGAAAAGGGAAGAAAACCGCGGCTATGAATTAAAAGGTAGAACGGTCGCTTTGATTGGTTATGGCCATAATGGCAAATCAATGGCCAAGAAACTATCGGGATTTGATGTCAATGTAATTGCTTACGATAAATATAAAACAGGATTTTCTGACCAATATGCAACGGAAGTTTCGATGGAAGAAGTTGTAAAAAGAGCGGATGTATTGAGTTTCCATATTCCATTAACGAGAGAAACAAAAGGAATGGTGGACGATGAATATTTATACCATTTCAGGAAACCAATATTTTTCTTGATGGGAGCAAGAGGAGGAATTGTAAATATCCCAGCAGTATTAAAAAAATTGGATGAAGGAAAAATTATTGGGGCTGCCTTTGATGTATTACCGATAGAAAAGTTCCCGTCCTTAGCGGATCAAGACTGGTATCAAGACCTTATCGATAGAGAAAATGTATTGCTAAGCCCACATGTGGCGGGCTGGACGTTTGAAAGTTATTACAAATTATCAGATGTTTTGGCGGATAAAATCATCTCACATCTTAATAAATAA
- a CDS encoding Na+/H+ antiporter subunit B has product MRSIILQTATRYLLPILLLFSFFLLLRGHYYPGGGFVGGLVASIAFVLHSFANGTEATMKILKRKPLSLIPIGLGISAISVVMPTFFGLPPMTGLWWEEKVPVIGMIGSALFFDLGVYLVVIGVVLTILFTISLTKD; this is encoded by the coding sequence ATGCGAAGTATAATATTGCAAACAGCAACTAGGTATTTGTTGCCTATTTTATTACTGTTCTCTTTCTTTCTTCTATTGAGAGGACATTATTATCCAGGAGGAGGATTTGTTGGTGGATTAGTGGCATCCATAGCTTTTGTGCTGCACAGTTTCGCCAATGGCACCGAAGCAACCATGAAAATATTGAAAAGAAAACCATTGTCATTAATTCCAATAGGATTAGGAATTTCAGCTATAAGTGTCGTTATGCCAACATTTTTTGGCTTGCCGCCAATGACTGGATTATGGTGGGAAGAAAAAGTGCCAGTAATCGGAATGATTGGATCAGCTTTGTTTTTTGACTTGGGTGTATACTTGGTCGTTATCGGTGTTGTATTGACAATATTATTTACCATTTCATTAACCAAAGATTAA
- a CDS encoding metallophosphoesterase, which produces MTSWIRENVDSLNTQFVLCTGDLVEQNDLLNPDGKVANQNSKQQWTNTSEAFRKLDNHVPYVLATGNHDYGHVSAEYRSTQYDKYFSPEQNGFNAKALREVGPALNGNSSNVNAIYEFQTPHPKKILVMVLEFAPRNEVIDWAKKTLAQPKYENHDVILLTHTYLDKNSNHIKTEGYKIGDSNYGAAVFEKLVKPSKNIRMVFSGHIGEPDKFDGHLGFRQDKNAAGKTVTQMTFNAQAMGGGWFGNGGDGWLRYLEFLPDGKTVKVKTFFTIICHFTSNTKPSI; this is translated from the coding sequence ATGACATCATGGATACGAGAGAATGTAGATTCTTTAAATACTCAATTCGTTCTTTGTACAGGCGATTTAGTAGAACAAAATGATTTATTAAATCCAGATGGAAAGGTTGCCAATCAAAACAGTAAACAGCAATGGACCAATACGAGTGAAGCTTTTCGCAAATTAGACAATCATGTTCCTTATGTATTAGCTACCGGTAACCATGATTATGGACATGTCAGTGCGGAATATCGATCCACACAGTATGATAAGTATTTTTCACCTGAACAGAATGGATTTAATGCAAAAGCACTTCGTGAAGTAGGGCCGGCATTAAATGGAAATTCTTCTAATGTGAATGCTATTTATGAGTTTCAAACCCCTCATCCAAAGAAAATATTGGTTATGGTACTGGAATTTGCACCTCGAAATGAAGTTATTGACTGGGCAAAGAAAACATTGGCACAACCAAAGTATGAAAACCATGATGTCATATTGTTAACTCATACTTATTTGGATAAAAACAGTAATCATATTAAAACTGAGGGATATAAAATTGGAGATTCAAACTATGGCGCAGCCGTATTCGAGAAATTAGTGAAACCTTCAAAAAATATCAGGATGGTATTCTCTGGACATATTGGTGAACCTGATAAATTTGATGGTCACCTCGGCTTCAGACAGGATAAAAATGCTGCAGGCAAGACCGTTACTCAAATGACATTCAATGCCCAAGCAATGGGAGGGGGTTGGTTTGGAAATGGTGGCGATGGATGGTTGAGATATTTGGAGTTCCTACCAGATGGCAAAACTGTTAAGGTAAAAACCTTTTTCACCATTATTTGCCATTTCACCAGCAACACAAAACCTAGCATATAA
- the acs gene encoding acetate--CoA ligase, whose protein sequence is MNFQLKSFDEYQEAYNKSVEEPEAFWSEVADHFFWKRKWTNVLNWNFKDPDIKWFEGAKLNITENCLDRHIYKLGDQPAIIWEPNDPNEAHRILTYKQLLQKVEQFANVLKNNNIRKGDRVCIYLPMVPELVIAVLACARIGAIHNVVFGGFSARSIADRINDAECKLVITSDGGFRGQKILELKSIVDDALMQCDTVEKVIVLTRTRTPVSMIKGRDVWWEDEIKKVETQGNPACPAEEMDAEDTLFILYTSGSTGKPKGVVHTTAGYMVYTGYTFANTFQYKPGEVYFCTADIGWITGHSYIIYGPLSQGATSLMFEGIPTYPDAGRFWDIVDKYNVNILYTAPTAIRSLMAFGDDFLEGKNLSSLRVLGTVGEPINEEAWNWYHDKIGKGECPIVDTWWQTENGGHLITPIAGITPEIPGYAMLPLPGVQPCLMDENGEEIQGNDVSGNLCIKFPWPGMLRTTWGDHERCRQTYFSTYENMYFTGDGCYRSPEGYYRITGRVDDVLNVSGHRIGTAEVENAINMHSDVVESAIVGYPHPVKGQGIYAYVIANHHIDAEKTRQDILQTVTRIIGAIAKPDIIQFVTDLPKTRSGKIMRRILRKVAEGELENLGDTSTLQDPTVVEAIIEGAKEMKK, encoded by the coding sequence ATGAATTTTCAGCTAAAATCTTTTGATGAGTATCAAGAAGCTTACAATAAGAGTGTAGAAGAGCCAGAAGCGTTTTGGAGTGAGGTGGCGGACCATTTCTTTTGGAAAAGAAAATGGACCAATGTACTGAACTGGAATTTTAAAGATCCAGACATAAAATGGTTCGAAGGAGCTAAATTAAATATTACAGAAAACTGTTTAGACCGCCATATTTATAAATTAGGAGATCAGCCAGCCATTATATGGGAACCCAATGACCCGAATGAAGCACACCGAATTCTCACTTACAAGCAATTGCTACAAAAAGTAGAGCAATTTGCCAATGTTCTAAAAAACAATAATATCCGTAAAGGTGACCGTGTATGTATTTATTTACCTATGGTGCCTGAATTGGTTATTGCTGTTTTAGCCTGTGCTAGAATTGGAGCCATACATAATGTAGTGTTTGGTGGTTTCTCCGCTAGATCAATTGCAGACCGCATCAATGATGCTGAATGTAAATTGGTCATAACTTCAGATGGTGGATTCCGTGGACAGAAAATATTGGAATTGAAGTCTATCGTTGACGATGCCTTGATGCAGTGTGACACTGTAGAAAAAGTAATCGTACTGACCAGAACTCGTACCCCTGTATCTATGATTAAAGGACGTGATGTATGGTGGGAAGATGAAATCAAAAAGGTAGAAACACAAGGTAACCCGGCTTGCCCTGCAGAAGAGATGGATGCTGAAGACACTTTATTTATTCTTTATACATCTGGCTCAACCGGAAAGCCTAAAGGTGTCGTGCATACCACAGCCGGTTATATGGTTTATACAGGCTACACATTTGCAAATACGTTCCAATACAAACCTGGAGAAGTATATTTCTGTACGGCAGATATCGGATGGATCACAGGTCACAGTTATATTATCTATGGCCCTTTGTCACAAGGTGCTACTTCCTTAATGTTCGAAGGTATACCAACTTATCCGGATGCAGGACGTTTTTGGGACATCGTTGACAAATACAATGTGAACATACTTTACACCGCTCCAACAGCGATACGCTCGTTGATGGCATTTGGAGACGATTTCCTAGAAGGAAAAAACCTGTCTTCTTTGAGAGTTCTAGGTACTGTTGGTGAACCAATCAACGAAGAAGCTTGGAACTGGTATCACGATAAAATCGGTAAAGGCGAATGTCCAATCGTAGATACTTGGTGGCAAACTGAAAATGGTGGTCATTTGATCACTCCGATTGCCGGTATTACACCTGAAATACCAGGATACGCGATGTTGCCATTGCCGGGAGTTCAACCTTGCCTAATGGATGAAAATGGAGAAGAAATTCAAGGTAATGATGTATCAGGAAATCTATGTATTAAATTCCCTTGGCCTGGTATGTTGCGTACGACATGGGGTGACCACGAACGTTGTAGACAAACTTATTTCTCAACCTATGAAAATATGTATTTCACGGGCGACGGTTGTTATAGAAGCCCTGAAGGTTACTATAGAATTACAGGCCGCGTAGATGATGTATTGAATGTTTCAGGCCATAGAATTGGAACAGCTGAAGTAGAAAATGCAATCAATATGCACTCAGATGTTGTTGAATCAGCAATTGTAGGTTACCCACACCCAGTAAAAGGTCAAGGTATTTACGCCTATGTCATTGCAAATCACCACATCGATGCTGAAAAAACTAGACAAGATATTTTGCAAACAGTGACCCGCATCATTGGAGCAATTGCAAAACCTGATATTATTCAGTTCGTAACAGATCTTCCTAAAACCAGATCAGGAAAAATCATGCGCAGAATATTGCGCAAAGTTGCCGAAGGTGAATTGGAAAATTTAGGTGACACTTCAACTCTGCAAGACCCAACAGTGGTAGAAGCAATTATTGAAGGCGCAAAAGAAATGAAAAAATAA
- a CDS encoding FAD-dependent monooxygenase: MEVQSEFTIIGGGVAGLTAAIALKNLNREFHLFEQSKELKGIGAGFGLAANAMQALDYLGLRNEIENIGYYLDSFAILDKNGEILVNPNTKKLSEKYDQKNFAIHRSDLHLFLLSKIDQINLSLAKRAINFKQHTDFIELYFEDGSIYRTKYLIIADGVKSPLRQQLIPDSKPRYAGYSCWRATIDNSSLKLQKGTETWGDKGRFGLTPLINDRIYWYACINGPRQNPTFKNFAIEDLKKQFSSYHHPIQEVLSQTKNEQLIWSDIIDIKPLNQFAFDNILIIGDAAHACTPNMGQGACQAMEDVAVLTDELQKNKSVKDAFKSFESRRLKRTKYITDTSKFIGEVAQWENKFLISIRNNMMKIMPERMNQQALIKLFKQDFMK; the protein is encoded by the coding sequence ATGGAAGTTCAAAGTGAGTTCACAATAATCGGTGGTGGGGTGGCTGGCCTAACGGCAGCAATTGCCCTTAAAAACCTAAATCGTGAATTCCACCTTTTTGAACAATCAAAAGAACTGAAAGGAATTGGTGCAGGATTTGGCTTGGCAGCAAATGCCATGCAAGCCTTAGATTATTTAGGGCTACGCAATGAAATTGAAAACATTGGATACTATCTAGATTCCTTTGCAATCTTGGACAAAAACGGGGAAATATTGGTCAACCCCAATACCAAAAAACTTTCCGAAAAATATGACCAGAAAAACTTCGCCATTCACCGATCTGACTTACACTTATTCTTACTTTCCAAGATTGATCAAATCAATTTATCATTAGCAAAAAGAGCCATAAATTTCAAACAACACACAGACTTTATCGAACTGTATTTTGAGGATGGTTCCATATATAGGACAAAATATCTAATAATTGCCGATGGTGTCAAGTCTCCATTAAGACAACAATTAATTCCTGATTCGAAACCTAGATATGCTGGCTATAGCTGCTGGAGAGCAACAATAGACAATTCATCTTTAAAACTTCAAAAAGGAACAGAAACTTGGGGAGATAAAGGCAGATTTGGATTAACACCATTAATCAATGATAGAATCTATTGGTATGCTTGTATAAATGGACCTCGGCAGAACCCAACCTTTAAAAATTTTGCAATTGAAGATCTGAAAAAACAGTTTTCTTCCTACCATCACCCAATTCAAGAAGTACTTTCTCAAACCAAAAATGAACAACTTATTTGGAGTGATATCATAGATATTAAACCATTAAATCAATTTGCATTTGACAACATCCTTATAATTGGTGATGCGGCTCATGCATGCACCCCCAACATGGGACAGGGAGCATGCCAAGCGATGGAAGATGTAGCAGTATTGACAGATGAACTTCAAAAAAACAAATCTGTAAAGGATGCATTTAAATCCTTTGAATCCAGAAGATTAAAAAGAACTAAATATATTACTGACACCTCAAAATTTATTGGTGAAGTAGCGCAATGGGAGAATAAATTCCTAATTTCAATAAGAAATAACATGATGAAAATCATGCCTGAACGGATGAATCAGCAGGCATTGATTAAGCTTTTCAAACAAGACTTCATGAAATAA
- a CDS encoding Na+/H+ antiporter subunit C translates to MELLLVVVLGFLYAAGVYLILRRSMVKLLLGIMLLGNGTNILIFLLGSLTKGKPPVIDPNHNVFQDIYADPIPQALILTAIVISFALTAFAIVLLKRVYALVDTDDLDDLNTPEEEDI, encoded by the coding sequence ATGGAGTTATTATTAGTTGTTGTATTAGGTTTTTTATATGCTGCAGGAGTCTATTTGATCCTGAGAAGAAGCATGGTAAAACTATTGTTGGGAATTATGTTACTCGGAAACGGAACTAATATCCTGATTTTCTTATTGGGATCTCTTACGAAAGGGAAACCTCCAGTAATAGACCCTAATCATAATGTTTTTCAAGATATATATGCGGATCCAATACCACAGGCATTGATCCTCACTGCCATTGTAATCAGTTTCGCATTGACAGCATTTGCCATTGTATTATTAAAACGTGTCTATGCATTGGTAGACACAGATGATTTGGACGATTTAAACACGCCGGAAGAAGAAGATATATGA
- a CDS encoding proton-conducting transporter transmembrane domain-containing protein gives MKAPTPVSAYLHSATMVKAGIYLLARFFPILSGTELWSYTLMGVGGFTMLYSAIHSLFRTDLKSILAYSTISALGILVFLLGVGSKEAVIAASVFILVHALYKATLFLVTGIVDHETHTRDITKLAGLRKVLGPVALAAGLAALSSAGLPSTFGFIGKDLIYEATLHAEKNWILILTIIAVATNICLVAAGFMAGFKPFFGPLHQEYAKVHLPYKSMWITPLILAILGLIFGLVPSLAGNFINYQAANSIFGGDTEMHLAIWHGFNTVFGFKFGDIGCRNIPLHGQ, from the coding sequence ATGAAAGCTCCCACGCCAGTTTCAGCTTACCTGCATTCAGCAACCATGGTAAAGGCAGGAATTTATCTATTGGCTAGGTTCTTCCCGATTCTAAGTGGAACAGAATTATGGAGCTATACCCTCATGGGAGTCGGAGGATTTACCATGCTTTATTCAGCAATCCATTCTCTATTTCGGACAGATTTAAAATCGATTCTTGCATATTCTACCATTTCTGCGCTCGGCATTCTTGTATTTCTGTTAGGTGTTGGCTCAAAAGAAGCTGTGATAGCGGCAAGTGTATTTATATTGGTCCATGCATTGTATAAAGCTACCTTGTTTTTAGTTACCGGCATTGTTGATCATGAAACTCATACTAGAGACATCACTAAGCTTGCTGGTTTACGGAAAGTTTTGGGTCCTGTAGCGTTAGCTGCTGGGTTGGCGGCATTGAGCAGTGCTGGATTGCCCTCAACATTCGGTTTTATAGGTAAAGACTTAATTTATGAAGCAACCCTGCACGCAGAAAAAAATTGGATCCTAATCTTGACAATAATTGCTGTTGCTACCAATATATGCTTAGTAGCAGCCGGATTTATGGCTGGGTTTAAGCCCTTTTTTGGACCTTTGCATCAGGAATACGCTAAGGTACATCTTCCTTATAAATCAATGTGGATAACACCTTTGATCTTAGCCATCCTAGGTTTGATATTCGGTCTTGTGCCAAGTTTGGCAGGCAATTTCATCAATTACCAAGCAGCAAATTCTATTTTCGGTGGAGACACCGAAATGCATCTGGCCATTTGGCACGGCTTCAATACAGTTTTTGGTTTTAAGTTTGGTGACATTGGCTGCAGGAACATTCCTCTACATGGTCAATAA
- a CDS encoding proton-conducting transporter transmembrane domain-containing protein — protein MIDNHILAPVFIHLFTAIIQLIAWRKTVSQRFLSVGGTFIGLLIAIRLFTKVYTEGSLHMNASNWEAPFGIVFVADLLSTSMVLLTSIAGFAVSIFSSVGLSRQRMLYGYFPIFHFLLMGLNGAFLTGDIFNLYVWFEVVIISSFVLMTLGGRKAQLEGAVKYMAMNILASTFFLTGIGILYGITGSLNMADLALKIRDFDNKALVGITSIFFILGFGIKSAVFPLYYWLPSSYHTPPSAVAATFGGLLTKLGIYAILRVFSLIFIPDDFTRTLFMALAVLTVLTGAFGALIKTNIRRMFSYLIVCHIGFMLGGIAMFTKLALMGTVFYLMHDIMVKTNMFLIAGFIRLVRGSMDTQKLGGLYKSYPLISLMIALVLFSLVGIPPLSGFWPKIYLFQEAFVDKQYFFIAALIIGSLVTMYVISKMWADVFWKDVPEGVNYEDKFKDEPPFKKILIVLPILILCSVTLYIGFNAENIITVVDRITNELLDTSPYIRTVLGDKAFEQ, from the coding sequence ATGATAGATAATCACATTTTAGCACCTGTTTTCATACATCTTTTTACAGCCATTATCCAATTAATTGCCTGGAGGAAAACCGTATCACAAAGATTCCTTAGTGTCGGTGGTACCTTTATAGGCCTCTTGATTGCCATCCGTTTATTCACTAAAGTTTACACTGAAGGATCTCTGCATATGAATGCTTCCAATTGGGAGGCTCCTTTTGGAATTGTATTCGTGGCCGATTTACTCAGCACATCTATGGTTCTTTTGACATCCATAGCAGGTTTTGCGGTATCCATCTTTTCTTCTGTAGGCTTGAGTAGGCAAAGGATGCTGTACGGTTATTTCCCAATTTTCCATTTCCTTTTGATGGGATTAAATGGAGCTTTCCTGACTGGTGATATTTTCAATCTATACGTTTGGTTTGAGGTAGTCATTATCTCCTCATTCGTATTGATGACTTTGGGAGGTCGAAAAGCACAGCTAGAAGGAGCAGTGAAGTATATGGCCATGAACATCTTGGCCTCGACATTCTTTTTGACAGGAATCGGCATCCTATATGGGATTACAGGATCTCTGAACATGGCGGACCTTGCATTAAAAATCAGGGATTTTGACAATAAAGCATTAGTAGGAATCACCTCGATATTTTTTATTCTGGGATTCGGCATTAAGTCCGCTGTTTTCCCATTGTATTATTGGCTACCTTCATCCTATCATACTCCACCATCTGCAGTAGCTGCAACCTTTGGAGGCTTGTTGACAAAACTCGGCATCTATGCCATCTTAAGAGTATTCAGTTTGATTTTCATACCCGATGATTTTACCAGAACATTATTTATGGCACTCGCTGTTTTAACCGTTTTGACTGGAGCATTTGGAGCATTGATTAAAACCAATATTCGACGGATGTTCTCTTATCTGATTGTCTGCCACATTGGTTTTATGTTGGGTGGTATTGCCATGTTTACAAAATTGGCGCTGATGGGAACTGTGTTTTACTTGATGCACGATATCATGGTCAAAACAAATATGTTCTTGATTGCTGGATTTATCAGATTGGTCAGAGGATCAATGGATACACAAAAATTAGGTGGATTATATAAAAGTTATCCCCTCATTTCATTGATGATAGCATTGGTGCTGTTCTCCTTAGTAGGTATCCCCCCACTTTCAGGTTTTTGGCCAAAGATTTACTTATTTCAAGAAGCATTTGTTGACAAACAATACTTCTTTATTGCAGCTTTAATAATTGGAAGCTTGGTCACCATGTATGTGATTTCAAAAATGTGGGCCGACGTATTTTGGAAAGATGTGCCTGAAGGTGTAAATTATGAAGATAAATTCAAGGATGAACCTCCTTTTAAAAAAATATTGATTGTATTGCCGATCCTGATTTTATGCTCGGTGACACTATATATAGGTTTTAATGCAGAAAACATTATAACCGTTGTAGATAGAATTACGAATGAATTGTTGGACACAAGCCCTTACATCCGTACCGTTTTGGGCGATAAAGCTTTTGAACAATGA
- the mbhE gene encoding hydrogen gas-evolving membrane-bound hydrogenase subunit E — translation MKNLTPLTIYEVAVVIILLGALVIVIATPSRLTSVVAMSVIGYCICLMYVFYSAPDLAMTQFTIDTLSTVLFVLVLYKLPSFLNLASARERYRDSVVALGFGAILSIIALKVLYEPIQTQTSDFYGENAYILAKGKNVVNLILADFRGIDTMFETVVLGIAALGVYSLLKLRLKSSEKE, via the coding sequence TTGAAAAACCTTACACCACTTACAATTTATGAAGTGGCGGTGGTAATTATCTTATTGGGGGCATTGGTAATCGTCATTGCAACGCCTTCTAGGTTAACATCAGTAGTAGCCATGAGTGTGATTGGTTATTGTATCTGTTTGATGTATGTATTTTACAGTGCACCCGATCTTGCTATGACTCAATTTACCATTGATACTTTAAGTACTGTATTATTTGTATTGGTCCTTTACAAATTACCTAGCTTCTTAAACCTGGCATCTGCTAGAGAAAGATATCGCGACAGTGTTGTCGCACTGGGATTTGGAGCAATTTTATCTATAATAGCACTGAAGGTATTATATGAACCAATTCAAACACAAACCAGTGATTTCTATGGCGAAAACGCCTATATATTAGCTAAGGGAAAGAATGTCGTAAACCTAATCTTAGCGGACTTTAGAGGGATTGACACCATGTTTGAAACTGTCGTTTTAGGGATTGCCGCATTAGGCGTCTACAGCTTATTAAAATTAAGATTGAAATCTTCAGAAAAAGAATAA
- the rsmA gene encoding 16S rRNA (adenine(1518)-N(6)/adenine(1519)-N(6))-dimethyltransferase RsmA, with amino-acid sequence MGSVRAKKHLGQHFLNDKNAAQRIVEALTPSLGFKQVLEVGPGMGVLSDFLLQNKEYETFLIDVDDESIEFLADKYPELDNRLIHGDFLNLDFNQYFGDKMAVIGNFPYNISSQILFKVLEERNRVVEMVGMFQKEVAERCVAKPGNKEYGILSVFLQAYYDVSYLFTVKAGAFNPPPKVLSGVMRMVRNNRETLDCDEKLFWRVVKAGFNQRRKTLRNALSAVVPKDRMSDNPLYELRAERLSVKDFEALTNEIAAKL; translated from the coding sequence ATGGGTTCAGTACGCGCAAAAAAACATTTAGGTCAGCATTTCCTTAACGATAAAAATGCCGCACAACGAATTGTTGAGGCTTTAACTCCTTCACTTGGATTCAAACAGGTATTAGAGGTAGGACCGGGTATGGGAGTTTTATCCGATTTTTTATTACAAAATAAAGAATATGAAACCTTCCTAATTGATGTTGATGATGAATCGATCGAATTTTTAGCAGATAAATACCCTGAATTGGACAATCGATTAATTCATGGAGATTTTTTGAACCTCGATTTCAACCAATATTTTGGCGATAAAATGGCCGTTATTGGAAATTTCCCCTATAACATTTCCTCACAGATCTTATTCAAAGTATTAGAGGAAAGAAATAGAGTAGTTGAGATGGTTGGCATGTTTCAAAAAGAAGTTGCTGAACGATGTGTTGCTAAACCAGGTAATAAAGAATATGGCATCCTGAGTGTGTTTTTACAAGCTTATTACGATGTGTCCTACCTTTTTACCGTCAAAGCGGGGGCATTCAACCCTCCGCCAAAGGTATTATCAGGCGTAATGCGAATGGTTAGAAATAACCGTGAAACATTGGATTGTGATGAAAAATTATTTTGGAGAGTCGTAAAGGCAGGATTTAATCAAAGAAGGAAAACACTGAGAAATGCACTTTCTGCAGTGGTTCCAAAGGATCGGATGAGCGACAATCCACTCTATGAATTGAGGGCTGAGCGTTTGTCAGTTAAGGATTTCGAAGCCTTGACCAATGAAATTGCAGCAAAACTTTAA